AAAACGGTTTATCACCTTCTCCAAATAAATAAAACGAATTTCTCTCCATATACTTGATAAAACGACTATCTCTCCATGGCAAACTTCAACTTGGCTTCTTTCCTTCTTCCATGCTCATAGGATTCTCTCCAAGGTAGCAACAACCATTATCCGGAACTTTGGTAGTGCAAGAATTGCTTTCCCCGGGTTTAATGCAATTGGCTGAGAAGATTACTTTTACAAATCTGCAAATCTCATTTTCTTGAATGACTAGACAGATGAGGTCAATTCTGTTAGCACATTCAGACTTAGGTCCTACAATTTGGGTAATCCAGAGGCCATATACTTGCAAGGTATGTACGAATTCTTCATCCTCCATTTACTTGATGAAGGAAGGGAAAAAATCATATTGCTGCTGAGAGAGAGTGCTTGTTGGCCAAATATGTAGATGGTATGATGAACTTAGCATTTAGCGTCGATGATAGAGGATTGGTTCACAACTATCCTGGTTTTATTCGTGAATATGTTGATCGGATGTATCACTTGATCACTAGTTGGGCACTCACAGGCCATTGGGGTTACGATAAACACGAGTTGTTTATGTCTCTATTGGAAAGAATAGATCCCAATGTGTCATATGATTGTTGGTGCTCCAGAATAATAGAACCAGTGTTTGTAGTCTCCATAGATGGATGAAGAACACAATAGAAATGCGATCATTGTTTCTGGCAAAGTGCAGCTTAAGACTTATGCAATGAAATTCATTTGACTGCTTGTGACTACCCAATTAGAGATTAGTTGTGTGCTTATGAGTTATGACATGTAATCTTTGtctatttttactaattttatgtaaaatacaTTTCGTATTATGTAGTGTCTCTAGTTTTTCTGTATaaactaatctttttttttactttaacttcaataaatatatcaataacaacatgatatcactcaaattaccctaaggagtgaatttactctctcaaataagaggctCGGTGTAGTACTTAAGGATTGAatccacagggagctagggcacacaatagatctaagcagtttatgattaagctaggctagtAATTTAATAATGCAGTAAATATAGTAAACTGGGAcgaacaaggtagttgttctTAAGGGATTGGAAGTTGTTTGATAGAAGGATGGTTTGCTAAATCTAGGGTttaggtaatcaggattatagatGTATagagactaaagcatgtgataTTAAAGAACTCCACTTAGTAACAATCTATCAACTTCTGTTTGTTTAGATTATCTATTCATAGTATCTCGGAGTCTCAACTTTCGCTTGCTGAGCCGAGCAAGCATTGATCGATGTTACCACTTGGTAATTGATCGATTTGCCTTTcagagcgtcgatcgatttaTCTATAGGATAATTGACCGATGGCTCCTTCTTATCAAGCTTTACCATCAGGTTGGACTAATGTTCACTAGATTGCTAAATCAATTCTGTCGTTTGTTTCTAACAGATCTAATTCAATAAGGATTTATTCAGGTTTATAACAACTTAGATCAatattctagttagctactctagaacaagccataaaaaaaattctattgatgaatatcacaacttagcaattctatattttgggttaatccCTCATGAACCTaatctaacaggtggatctatttaGATATGAAGTTTGTTActgaaatcatagatgaataacataaaatataaataaaaccaaaaccaattgAGTTCCAAGAAGACCATGTCCACAACTAGTATATAACTCTACTATCCACGCTTTGGTATCTACGTCCACACTTAATTTTGTTtacatgttaatatatatatatatgaaaatgaatcttaaaaaatagataattttatatataatttattatgacaattatttttgtttaatacattttagaatttgagataaaaataaatgaaaacataaagtggaataagaagaagaaagaaattcatgtgatgagaagaaaataaacataaagtggaataagaagatgaaagaaattcatgtgatgagaagaaaatagtttttatattaaaaacataaaggCAATGAGAGAAAGAATACAGTCTAGGGTCATAAGAGTCTTTTTGACATGAGAAAGTATGTCTCAAGCACTAAGCGTTCTATAGTGTAATTGGAAAGTGAAAAAGTGTCTCTAGGCGTaaaaaactaatcaaatatCAATAGGAATTTTGGATTCACAAAATTTTTTCTTTCTCGTTACGGTTCATCTTCTTCTATCAAAGCTCCACTAGTCTTGAATCTGtgaatctttttctttctcCCAAAAATCTCAGGACGCAAGATAAATAATGATATATGCATTAATATTCCAAATGATATATGCATCTCCAAGTTGCATATACTGTTTTAGTCACTCATACAAATGTTTGTCAATCCTTTGCGAACATCTTTGTTCACAAGAAAGCCAAAGATGGTGGACATAACGATTAAAAGGAAAATTCAGATGCCTTGTCCGTCGTATGACTTCCATCTTTCTATCACTACTTTAAACTCCTCATCTCTCTTCCTAACCTGCAAATGGAAAAACCACAAGTTGTAAATTAGCCTATACAAGTCATCTTAGTACCATTAGAACATCTTTATGTACCTCAACCATGGGGTTCCTTCCTCGAAGCAACATATCAACACTCTTTTCAGTCTGCACAAGAGTAAGCTAAATAAGGTACTGAACGTCCACAAGATAGTGACTGCAGATGCAAGAACGGAGActtatgagaaaaaaaaaagatcaagtAGGAACTGTACTTGATGTGCAATCCAATAATCTCTTTCTCTCATCTCGATCAAGAAATAAAAAGTTGGGGGAGCTTTTCTCTCGAGAATGCTCTTCTGGCTCCTTCTCGCCCGCGCTTCTTCATCTCCAAGAGTGACAGTCTCAATACCACCAATCTACAAACCAACAATGAAAAAAGCTTTGTGGAAACCAGAAAGAAAAAGGACAAACAAATACAACATTCCAGACAGTTTATTGTTTTACCAAGTCTGAAAGAGTAGGGTTCTTAATGATGTTCTGGAGCTGCTCTCCATGAGCAGTGCCAATCAACATCACTCCCCTTTCAGCAATGGAACGACAGGCAAGCGCTTCAGCTTCTGTGCCGATCTCATCAACGATGATCACCTGAGGCATATGGTTCTCTACTGCCTCAATCATCACTTTATGCTGCAAAGATGGCTTAGGTACTTGCATTCTACGTGCACCTCCAATAGCCGAGTGCGGAATATCTCCATCTCCTCCAATTTCATTGCTCGTATCAATTATCACCTAAAGACACATTTCACAATAACCAAATCACTATTAAAGGCAGAAACTTTCATGGCTAAGAagcaaaattgcaaaaaaaaaaaaaaaaaacccaccaCTCTTTTCTGGAATTCATCAGACAAGACACGAGCCATCTCTCGCAAAACAGTGGTCTTTCCAACACCAGGCCTATGGATTTAACTCGATCAAAGAGTGAGAAATAAAGTAAGTGGGTTAAGATTAAGAGAAGCGAAAAGTACCGTCCAACGAACAAGATGCTTTTGCCGTAGTGAAGAAGATCATAGAGCATGTCAATGTGACCACTCACAGCCCTCCCAACCCGACAAGTTAGACCAACGATGAAGCCTTTCCTATTGCGAATGGCTGAAATCCTATGCAATGTACCTTCAATTCCAGCTCTGTTATCAGCCCCAAACTCACCCACCAGCTCTTGAGCATCCTCTAGCTCTTCCATGGATACCTAAGCTAGTGTTTTCATGAACACAAGaatcaaacacacacacacacaataaCAAATGAAAAGATTGGTTTACCTCGATGTTCCTAAGATACTGGCCTCCTCGTTCTCCCAGATAACGTGCTTCAGGTGGTCTCCCCAAGTCCATTATCACCTCTACCAGCTGGTTCCTGCGGGGATCGTTCAGAAGACGGTGACGCAGATCTCTCGGGAGAATCTACAGAGACGAAAGCGTTTAGGCTAAATAATATCAGATTCAAGTGAGGTGATTTTAGACCTCAAGGAATGCGCTGAGATTGTCGTTGACGATCATGGATGAGGACTTCGGAAGAGCGAACGAAACCGGCAGTTCACGGCGGATTGGGAAATGAAGGCGGCAAGCTTCGGCGCCCCATGGGACGCACACTCCGGCCATCTTTAACTGCAACCACCGAGTGGATAAGTCAACAAAGAATCCCCAGACAAAaagaaacattattaaataaTGGGCCTTTGGGCTTACGAAATTGGGCCTTTCTTTGTATAAAAGCcatttattttgtatatcttGACCTACAAAACAGGGGTTTAGAAGTAAAAGGACATTTGGATAATGCAAAATTTGGTACGGTACTGGATATGATTTATTTtgtctataaaatttcattgaTGAAACAGCAGATACAATTACCACAAAGATCAATCATTGACTAAGCCATGCAAAGAGAACCATATCAACAGAAACGAAAACCTAATGAAGATTGTGTCTATGTATTTGTAAGTTGGTCTAGTCTCTTTTCTCCGTTCAATTGGGTTTTCAATTGAGTTTGGTTTAGTCAAATTGGGGTTTATTCTTTTGTTAAGGAAATAGGTGTTTTATGTCGTTTGTTGGTATAAAGCTAGAGTCTTTAGTATGCTCGGTAGTTGAGCTAAGGGACTAAGACGATCGGACTGTTACGAtcaaagagatagagagaagagaCTAGGGTTGTAACTCATCGCTCGATTCGAGCAGTTCTTGTGAAGTTGCTGGTTCAATTCCAGCTCCGGTGAGCTATAGCGGCCTCTCCACATCAGGGAGGTGCGGTGAACACTGGACGAACAATTCTATGTGTCATTCTCTTGATTGCTTGCTGTTTAAGTTGAAATCAGGTTAAGATTCAAGTAAAAAATTGCacaaggtggtatcagagccaggttacgaTCCTGGGACCTGTGGGTTATGGGCACAAAGTGGTGACTTCTCTCTCTGGAAGCGAAGAATGTACGCTTACCAAAGCGTTTCTGGGTTAAAGGATGTGCTCGTCGAGAAGTCTCCGATCGTGGAGGCGAAGGAGACGACAAGCGATCAAGATCCCGAAGATAAGAATTAGATTCTAGAGGATGAAGAATCAAGATTGGAGAGATGCGAGAAGGCGATGAACATGATCTTTCTCAATATAGAAGATCATGTTTTAAGGAAAATCGAGAGGTGTACTACATCAGCTGAGAATCGGGCACTACTAGAGGCGTTGTACATGCCTAGGTCACTTCCGGATCGTGTGCATGATTCAAGATGAAGGAGCAACGCACAATCGACGAAAACATTGACGACTTTCTCAAGATTGTAGGTGACCTGAGTCACCTAAGTATTGATGTTCTAGAAGAAGTACAAGCCGTTCTTTTGTTAAACGCATGACCAGTGAGATATGATCAATTGAAAGAAACATTGAAGTACAACATGAATGTGATCAAGATGGAGGATGTTGCAAGCTCTGCAAGATctaaggagagagagatgaagtctCTCACAAGATCACGAGTGAGCTCTGTGGGTCATTACGTTCGAGGAAGATCAGACAATAGGAGCTTAAACCATGGAAAGAATAGGAATGGTAGATCAAGATCAAAATCTACAGAAATGAACAAGGTCTGCTGGATTTGTGGAAATGAGGGACACTTCAAGAAACAGTGCTACAAATGGCTAGACAAAAATAAGCAAAGATCTCAGGGACTAGATAAAGAAGAGTCAGCAATGGTTAGAGATGACGCTCAAGACTTAGTAGGACTGATTGCGAATGAGATTAACCTATCTCAAGAAGCTACAGATAAAGAAGAATTGGTAATGGATACATGTTGCTCGTTTCATATGACTCCTCGCAGAGATATGT
The nucleotide sequence above comes from Brassica napus cultivar Da-Ae chromosome A9, Da-Ae, whole genome shotgun sequence. Encoded proteins:
- the LOC106421076 gene encoding uncharacterized protein ycf45 isoform X2 → MDLGRPPEARYLGERGGQYLRNIEVSMEELEDAQELVGEFGADNRAGIEGTLHRISAIRNRKGFIVGLTCRVGRAVSGHIDMLYDLLHYGKSILFVGRPGVGKTTVLREMARVLSDEFQKRVVIIDTSNEIGGDGDIPHSAIGGARRMQVPKPSLQHKVMIEAVENHMPQVIIVDEIGTEAEALACRSIAERGVMLIGTAHGEQLQNIIKNPTLSDLIGGIETVTLGDEEARARRSQKSILERKAPPTFYFLIEMRERDYWIAHQTEKSVDMLLRGRNPMVEVRKRDEEFKVVIERWKSYDGQGI
- the LOC106421076 gene encoding uncharacterized protein ycf45 isoform X1 — protein: MFLFVWGFFVDLSTRWLQLKMAGVCVPWGAEACRLHFPIRRELPVSFALPKSSSMIVNDNLSAFLEILPRDLRHRLLNDPRRNQLVEVIMDLGRPPEARYLGERGGQYLRNIEVSMEELEDAQELVGEFGADNRAGIEGTLHRISAIRNRKGFIVGLTCRVGRAVSGHIDMLYDLLHYGKSILFVGRPGVGKTTVLREMARVLSDEFQKRVVIIDTSNEIGGDGDIPHSAIGGARRMQVPKPSLQHKVMIEAVENHMPQVIIVDEIGTEAEALACRSIAERGVMLIGTAHGEQLQNIIKNPTLSDLIGGIETVTLGDEEARARRSQKSILERKAPPTFYFLIEMRERDYWIAHQTEKSVDMLLRGRNPMVEVRKRDEEFKVVIERWKSYDGQGI